A single region of the Leishmania donovani BPK282A1 complete genome, chromosome 19 genome encodes:
- a CDS encoding inosine-5'-monophosphate dehydrogenase produces MATNNANYRIKTIKDGCTAEELFRGDGLTYNDFIILPGFIDFGAADVNISGQFTKRIRLHIPIVSSPMDTITENEMAKTMALMGGVGVLHNNCTVERQVEMVKSVKAYRNGFISKPKSVPPNTPISNIIRIKEEKGISGILVTENGDPHGKLLGIVCTKDIDYVKNKDTPVSAVMTRREKMTVERAPIQLEEAMDVLNRSRYGYLPIVNENDEVVNLCSRRDAVRARDYPHSTLDKSGRLICAAATSTRPEDKRRVAALADVGVDVLVLDSSQGNTIYQIAFIKWVKSTYPHLEVVAGNVVTQDQAKNLIDAGADGIRIGMGSGSICITQEVLACGRPQGTAVYKVAQYCASRGVPCTADGGLRQVGDICKALAIGANCAMLGGMLSGTTETPGEYFFKGGVRLKVYRGMGSLEAMSQGKESGKRYLSENEAVQVAQGVSGNVVDKGSAAKLIAYVSKGLQQSAQDIGEISFDAIREKMYAGQVLFSRRSPTAQGEGGVHSLHSYEKKLFAAKM; encoded by the coding sequence ATGGCGACCAACAACGCGAACTACCGCATCAAGACCATCAAGGATGGCTGCACCGCCGAGGAGTTGTTCCGGGGCGATGGACTGACGTACAACGACTTTATTATTCTGCCAGGCTTCATCGACTTTGGCGCTGCCGATGTGAACATCTCCGGCCAGTTCACGAAGCGCATCCGCCTCCACATCCCGATCGTGTCGTCGCCGATGGACACCATTACGGAGAACGAGATGGCGAAGACAATGGCACTTATGGGCGGCGTCGGTGTGCTGCACAACAACTGCACGGTGGAGCGGCAAGTGGAGATGGTGAAGTCGGTGAAGGCGTACCGCAACGGATTCATCTCCAAGCCCAAGTCGGTGCCTCCGAACACTCCCATCAGCAACATCATCCGTATCAAGGAGGAAAAGGGCATCAGCGGCATTCTTGTGACGGAGAACGGCGACCCGCACGGCAAGCTGCTTGGCATCGTGTGCACGAAGGATATAGACTACGTAAAGAACAAGGACACGCCGGTATCGGCGGTTATGACGCGACGTGAGAAGATGACGGTGGAGCGTGCACCGATTCAGCTGGAAGAGGCAATGGACGTGCTGAACCGCAGCCGCTACGGCTACCTGCCTATCGTGAACGAGAACGACGAGGTTGTCAATCTCTGCTCCCGTCGCGATGCTGTCCGCGCGCGTGACTACCCGCACAGCACACTGGACAAGAGCGGTCGACTCAtctgcgctgccgcaacCTCAACGCGCCCGGAGGACAAGCGGCGAGTGGCAGCTCTGGCGGATGTCGGCGTTGATGTTCTGGTTCTGGACAGTTCTCAGGGCAACACGATCTACCAGATCGCCTTCATCAAGTGGGTCAAGTCGACCTATCCGCACctcgaggtggtggcgggaaATGTGGTGACGCAAGATCAGGCCAAGAACCTCATCGATGCCGGCGCGGACGGTATTCGCATCGGcatgggcagcggcagcatctgCATCACGCAGGAGGTTCTAGCTTGCGGTCGTCCTCAGGGTACGGCGGTGTACAAGGTGGCACAGTACTGCGCGTCCCGCGGCGTTCCGTGCACTGCTGACGGCGGCCTTCGCCAGGTCGGCGACATCTGCAAGGCGCTTGCCATCGGTGCCAACTGCGCGATGCTCGGCGGCATGTTGAGTGGCACAACTGAGACGCCTGGCGAGTACTTCTTCAAGGGCGGCGTGCGCCTGAAGGTGTACCGCGGCATGGGGAGCCTGGAGGCGATGAGCCAGGGCAAGGAATCCGGCAAGCGCTACCTCTCCGAGAACGAGGCGGTACAGGTTGCACAGGGCGTGTCTGGCAACGTCGTGGACAAGGGCTCTGCCGCGAAGCTCATTGCCTACGTCTCGAAAGGGCTCCAGCAGTCGGCGCAGGACATCGGCGAGATCAGCTTCGACGCGATTCGCGAGAAGATGTACGCCGGCCAGGTGCTTTTCAGTCGCCGCTCCCCCACGGCCCAGGGCGAGGGGGGCGTGCACTCGCTTCACAGCTACGAGAAGAAGTTGTTTGCAGCCAAGATGTAG